In one window of Bemisia tabaci chromosome 4, PGI_BMITA_v3 DNA:
- the LOC109033578 gene encoding protein prune homolog 2 — MEAVKIEHCEVETKETSDVDPQLQNGRKPLPVNKELLLENEVKPVFAEDKSYLSNEIPDSGKTFNNTEGPKTGIVFHTPQNMSSVHKYNLSSLKYETALEHPLSETAEPLDLKDLDLELPSVETYKVEPVDFPNSPQELRQNFEASGVPMPQEIDSGGGTGFSEDDDHSMYQAVLSPDCQDVRLKREKPPPAVVSSGRRKIIPEPMKTGIMDDISLDSDLSDDDFDDQFLSPGLDSPDDIEDSILEQLDTSVFDKPEPIPELSAKEELEESRSWQYCTVGGVDRQIDMKVIEPYKRVLSHGGYMTVGSHNAMIVFSACFLPHRSRADYNYVMDNLFFYVLKTLDQLVTEDYVLIYLHGATARDCMPKFGWLKRCYQMIDRRLRKNLKNLYLVHPTFWLKTIVLMTKPFISSKFSKKIVFVNSLAELNEILPVLEQASIPDRVKQYDRIMLSMEGR, encoded by the coding sequence ATGGAGGCCGTAAAAATTGAGCACTGTGAAGTGGAAACCAAGGAGACTTCGGATGTTGACCCTCAATTACAGAATGGAAGGAAGCCGTTGCCTGTCAACAAAGAACTGCTCCTGGAGAACGAAGTTAAACCTGTGTTTGCTGAAGACAAGTCTTATCTTTCCAATGAGATTCCTGACAGCGGCAAAACTTTCAACAACACAGAAGGTCCGAAAACAGGTATCGTGTTTCACACTCCTCAAAACATGTCGTCAGTTCACAAGTATAATCTTTCCAGTCTCAAGTATGAAACTGCACTAGAACATCCATTGTCAGAAACAGCTGAGCCGCTAGACTTGAAAGATTTAGACCTTGAGTTACCCTCTGTAGAAACTTATAAAGTTGAGCCTGTGGATTTTCCTAACAGCCCTCAAGAGCTTCGGCAAAACTTTGAAGCATCAGGTGTGCCCATGCCACAAGAAATTGACTCTGGTGGCGGCACGGGTTTTAGTGAAGATGATGATCACTCCATGTACCAGGCTGTTCTATCACCTGATTGTCAAGATGTCAggttaaaaagagaaaaaccacCTCCTGCTGTTGTTTCGTCTGGTCGGCGCAAGATCATTCCTGAGCCCATGAAGACAGGAATAATGGATGATATTAGTCTAGATAGTGATTTAAGTGATGATGACTTTGATGATCAGTTTCTTAGTCCAGGCTTAGATTCCCCCGATGATATAGAAGACTCAATTCTGGAGCAATTGGATACTTCAGTATTTGATAAGCCCGAGCCAATTCCAGAGTTGTCCGCGAAAGAGGAATTGGAGGAATCTAGAAGTTGGCAGTATTGTACAGTAGGTGGCGTTGATCGTCAAATCGATATGAAAGTAATTGAACCATATAAACGAGTTCTATCGCACGGTGGCTACATGACTGTCGGATCTCATAATGCCATGATTGTTTTCAGTGCGTGTTTTTTACCCCACCGCAGTCGAGCGGACTACAACTATGTCATGgataatttattcttttatgttctTAAAACCTTGGATCAGCTCGTGACGGAGGATTATGTCCTCATTTACTTGCATGGTGCCACTGCGAGAGACTGCATGCCCAAGTTTGGTTGGCTTAAACGATGCTACCAAATGATTGATCGTAGACTAcgcaaaaatcttaaaaatctgTACCTCGTTCATCCTACGTTTTGGCTTAAAACAATTGTTCTCATGACCAAACCTTTTATTAGTTCtaaatttagtaaaaaaatagtCTTTGTTAATTCTTTAGCTGAACTTAATGAAATTTTACCTGTGTTAGAGCAAGCAAGTATTCCTGATAGGGTGAAGCAGTATGATCGTATTATGTTGAGCATGGAAGGTCGTTAA
- the LOC109033594 gene encoding RAB11-binding protein RELCH homolog — MIDNPFVSDEERQTDASKLRDKNCSNFNYNDVAVKLLNDKLLLTALELHFELLENGREVPKLRDFFSNPGNFEQSPRTEQIFPIVRSSSQATLDSLDLTRFSEDGERGVADRVAVLEFELRKAHETINGLRNNLTVATECETPTHDQGDPSKDNWCEPIKPHEQRALNFLVNEYLLTHGYKLTSITFSDENDNQDFEDWDDVGLNIPKLPALLQLFRDVLRLGPGAYKSACLCDIACQTDQEEEDHPQCTSSEEGSIINSLSKQASSVIELKNDVLELERLRDGATSEPAEPDEIEILKSRIAELEKQNVDLENELKKVTQIEPVNSHFANSEHSTSPEKFEVIENSRQEEMKKPEFSQEKSVGDPPSLKTEVDTGGSESKDDGSSLTDNDWTRINDSELGSTVGNLQFEPEISELLSESTDNISNRHQSAAFQREVISKCFINVSKLHDAPPILQELLTEGISSDRLVHIVTVSVLRIIPILPSTKREEIIPLLISAIHLHPEPSEREVLLQCIFNLKKRPNEDERKTILAGIVCLARCSNSAVVEGELLPFCWEQLTHRYTERRLLVAEACSALAPYLSPTMRNSLLLSMLTQMLQEDKEELVRASVVRSLALVVSVLRDMDKYLQCEQLAFLALKDLSQDVIDGATTILLPVLAKWALDTSILQSHLMTNLLKLLEQQIQTKDLDSGTVINKLLPSEVCCLSILYAIQTLLPYLVIFVASAPKVIEAIRPNLPLAESRAGFAELCHGLTNPATFYECENQSLGVIMSAFDYCVSEFNWPELDWILAVMVPKLLDMLENVKISQSDIVNGFISFFRSFTAGLGKNVALNKTKPIFKERIQKLEAALVNVTTDWPSMTVIPVYILAVLIPHKSEADEIKNILSKFLISLPLVNAPLDVLFFTVAQMSQTASAQDLLMSTLWEGVMHPRQAVRAASAKYFMCALPHVSQPLIVTRLVPALVTLSSDPETTVKMTAIPTLGALLNVSTKKEIQDKVYFQLKSLLGEPELKENHAMLLQLITTLGQVAPHSEQWFREEVIVPHLADFTAYTLQLASTTKRNDLTLALVEAFNTVVYCSLSKITVGSVLLPSLRNLDALCKDSYPVHHDNVLLMIKEAETRSDSSGKAAERSPSISLSSASTHVGQGVEEMKQKVSKIFNSPIGKTSNLSNLQNIFRKK, encoded by the exons ATGATTGACAATCCTTTCGTAAGTGATGAGGAAAGACAAACAGATGCATCCAAATTAAGAGATAAAAATTGTTCTAATTTCAATTATAACGATGTAGCTGTCAAGTTACTTAATGATAAGTTACTCTTAACCGCTCTTGAACTGCATTTCGAACTCCTGGAAAATGGACGAGAGGTGCCGAAACTGAGAGATTTCTTTTCCAATCCTGGAAACTTCGAGCAATCTCCCAGAACAGAGCAAATTTTTCCTATTG TTCGATCGTCTAGCCAAGCTACCCTTGACTCTTTGGATTTGACTAGGTTCTCCGAAGATGGAGAACGAGGCGTGGCTGACCGTGTTGCAGTTCTTGAATTTGAACTCCGCAAAGCTCATGAGACCATAAATGGCCTACGAAACAACTTAACTGTCGCAACAG AGTGTGAAACACCAACCCATGATCAAGGTGACCCGTCCAAAGATAACTGGTGTGAGCCCATCAAGCCTCATGAACAGAGGGCGCTGAATTTTTTAGTCAACGAATACCTCCTAACTCATGGGTACAAATTGACGTCCATCacattttctgatgaaaatgaCAACCAG gaCTTTGAGGACTGGGACGATGTAGGTTTAAACATTCCGAAACTTCCAGCCCTCCTTCAATTATTTCGTGACGTTCTACGGTTAGGACCAGGCGCTTACAAGTCAGCATGCCTGTGCGATATTGCATGTCAAACAgaccaagaagaagaagaccaTCCACAATGCACATCAAGTGAGGAAGGATCTATAATCAATTCTCTGAGTAAGCAGGCTTCAAGTGTCATCGAACTTAAAAACGATGTATTGGAACTGGAAAGGCTGCGGGATGGTGCAACTAGTGAACCTGCAGAGCCGGATgaaatagaaattttgaaaagtagaaTAGCTGAGCTCGAAAAACAGAATGTAGATCTTgaaaatgagttgaaaaaagTCACGCAAATTGAGCCTGTCAATTCGCACTTTGCCAACAGCGAACATAGTACATCGCCGGAGAAATTTGAAGTCATAGAAAACAGCAGGCAAGAAGAAATGAAGAAACCAGAATTTTCTCAGGAAAA AAGTGTGGGTGATCCTCCAAGCCTAAAAACTGAAGTAGATACTGGTGGCTCTGAAAGCAAGGATGACGGATCAAGCTTAACGGATAATGATTGGACTCGCATTAATGATTCTGAGTTAGGCAGCACAGTTGGAAATTTACAATTCGAACCTGAAATTAGCGAGCTACTATCTGAGTCTACAGATAATATAAGTAACAG GCATCAATCAGCTGCATTCCAAAGAGAAGTTATATCCAAGTGTTTCATTAATGTCTCTAAATTACATGATGCACCTCCGATTCTCCAAGAATTACTGACAGAAGGGATCTCCTCTGACCGACTTGTTCACATCGTAACCGTAAGCGTCCTCCGAATCATTCCAATTTTACCATCCACCAAAAGGGAAGAGATCATCCCTCTATTAATTAGTGCAATACACCTTCACCCAGAACCATCCGAACGTGAAGTATTACTTCAGTGTATTTTCAACCTTAAAAAACGACCCAACGAGGATGAACGTAAAACTATTCTTGCCGGTATCGTTTGTCTAGCACGTTGCTCGAACTCAGCTGTCGTTGAGGGTGAGTTATTGCCATTCTGCTGGGAGCAGCTGACGCACCGGTACACAGAGAGGCGGTTGCTTGTTGCAGAGGCATGCAGTGCTCTAGCGCCATACTTATCACCAACAATGCGGAATTCGTTGCTCCTCTCGATGCTTACGCAAATGCTTCAAGAGGACAAAGAGGAGCTCGTAAGGGCAAGTGTAGTTCGCAGTTTAGCTTTAGTCGTGTCTGTCCTACGGGATATGGACAAGTACTTACAGTGTGAACAGCTTGCTTTTCTAGCTCTGAAAGACCTCTCGCAAGATGTTATTGATGGGGCAACAACAATTCTGTTGCCTGTGCTGGCTAAGTGGGCTTTAGACACCAGTATCTTACAATCACACCTTATGACTAATTTATTAAAGCTTCTCGAGCAGCAAATCCAAACTAAAGACTTGGATTCTGGTACCGTTATCAATAAACTTTTGCCATCAGAGGTTTGCTGTCTCTCAATACTTTATGCAATACAAACATTGTTACCATACTTAGTAATTTTTGTAGCCTCTGCCCCCAAAGTTATAGAGGCCATTCGGCCAAACCTCCCTCTTGCGGAGTCAAGAGCAGGCTTTGCAGAATTGTGCCATGGCTTAACCAACCCAGCAACGTTTTATGAATGTGAAAATCAAAGCCTGGGTGTCATCATGTCTGCATTTGACTATTGTGTTTCGGAATTCAATTGGCCAGAGCTAGATTGGATATTAGCCGTCATGGTGCCAAAACTGCTAGACATGCTAGAGAATGTGAAAATAAGTCAATCAGATATTGTGAatggttttatttcatttttccggtCGTTCACAGCAGGTCTCGGGAAAAATGTAGCGCTGAACAAGACAAAGCCTATTTTCAAGGAGCGAATCCAAAAATTGGAAGCAGCCCTTGTCAATGTGACCACAGACTGGCCGTCAATGACTGTGATACCGGTTTATATCTTAGCTGTTTTGATTCCACACAAGTCAGAAGCAGACGAAATTAAAAACATCCTTTCCAAGTTTTTAATCTCTTTACCTCTCGTGAACGCACCGTTAGATGTTCTATTCTTCACTGTAGCTCAGATGAGCCAAACAGCCTCTGCACAAGACCTTTTAATGAGCACGCTGTGGGAAGGAGTGATGCATCCACGGCAAGCAGTTCGTGCCGCTTCTGCTAAGTACTTTATGTGCGCACTGCCACATGTTTCGCAACCCTTAATTGTTACTAGATTGGTTCCTGCGTTAGTCACTCTGTCATCTGATCCGGAGACAACCGTCAAAATGACTGCAATCCCAACGCTAGGTGCTCTTCTAAATGTCTCaaccaaaaaagaaatacaagaTAAGGTGTACTTCCAGTTGAAAAGTTTACTCGGTGAACCAGAACTCAAAGAAAATCACGCCATGTTACTACAGTTAATCACGACGCTTGGACAAGTTGCTCCTCATTCAGAACAATGGTTCCGTGAGGAAGTCATTGTTCCCCACCTAGCAGATTTTACAGCCTATACTCTCCAACTTGCAAGTACAACCAAACGGAACGACTTGACTTTAGCATTAGTTGAAGCCTTTAATACAGTTGTTTATTGCTCACTTTCAAAGATTACTGTAGGATCAGTCTTACTACCCAGTTTAAGAAACTTGGATGCTTTGTGCAAAGATAGTTATCCAGTGCACCACGATAACGTATTACTAATGATTAAAGAAGCAGAGACCCGATCAGATTCTAGCGGAAAAGCAGCAGAGCGGTCTCCATCGATCAGTTTATCCTCAGCCTCTACACATGTGGGTCAGGGAGTAGAAGAGATGAAACAGAAGGTATCAAAAATATTCAACTCGCCAATTgggaaaacttcaaacctctctaatcttcaaaacattttcagaaaGAAATGA